A window of the Gossypium hirsutum isolate 1008001.06 chromosome A05, Gossypium_hirsutum_v2.1, whole genome shotgun sequence genome harbors these coding sequences:
- the LOC107902883 gene encoding pollen receptor-like kinase 1 — protein sequence MAFNLPLLFLLFSLPFVFPSYALPESDILLKFKSTLNNASALKSWDSNPQPPCNGPTANWIGVLCNHGAIWGLKLEAMGLSGTIDVNTLKDLPNLTTLSFMNNSFNGPIPELNKLKELRSAYLSFNKFSGQIPANAFDGLILIKKLQLSQNQFTGAIPASLATLPKLTELKLDGNQFSGQIPDFKLPIQTLDLSNNQLEGPIPASLSKMDAQVFAGNKGLCGGPLKACESPAGSNSTSNDGSGSGSGSGSGSGSGSGSGPGSDSDSGSGSKKPPIWMIAILVVVGVLIVVAIFAVMMMKRPRKQEATPSSVEAPPSKVRAKGYKGEEHGSPGNSRNGKRAPEATVKLTFVRDDRERFDLPDLLKASAEVLGSGSFGSSFKAALSIGPVVVVKRYKQMNNAGKEEFLEHMRRIGRLTHENLLPLVAYYYRKEEKLLVSDFVKNGSLAVHLHGRKSTGQPTLDWPTRLKIVKGVVKGLAYLHKELPSLIVPHGHLKSSNVLLNETCEPLLTDYGLIPIINQESAKKLMVAYNSPEYAQQGKITRKSDVWALGILILELLTGMFPGNFKGKESDHHQEEDLANWVKSVVGDQERPSKDMEVFDKEMGTINDSDGELMQELLKIGLSCCEEDVEKRLDLKDAVGRIEELKRKDDNGASKAGQ from the exons ATGGCCTTTAACCTCCCACTTCTCTTCCTCCTTTTTTCCTTgccttttgtttttccttcttacgcTTTGCCCGAGTCCGATATCCTTCTCAAGTTCAAATCTACCTTAAACAATGCCTCTGCCTTGAAGAGTTGGGACAGCAATCCCCAACCTCCATGCAATGGCCCAACTGCCAATTGGATCGGCGTTCTTTGCAATCATGGCGCCATTTGGGGTCTCAAACTCGAGGCTATGGGACTCTCCGGCACCATTGATGTCAATACCTTAAAAGACCTGCCAAACTTGACTACCTTGAGCTTTATGAACAATAGTTTCAATGGTCCTATTCCTGAGTTGAACAAACTTAAAGAACTCAGATCCGCTTATTTATCCTTCAACAAATTTTCCGGACAAATTCCTGCCAATGCCtttgatggtttgattttgatcAAGAAATTGCAGCTATCCCAAAATCAGTTTACGGGTGCAATTCCTGCCTCTTTGGCCACCTTGCCCAAGCTTACGGAGCTTAAACTTGACGGCAACCAGTTTTCGGGTCAAATACCTGACTTTAAACTTCCCATTCAAACGCTGGATCTCTCAAATAATCAATTGGAGGGTCCTATACCAGCAAGCCTTAGTAAAATGGACGCCCAAGTTTTTGCAG GCAATAAGGGGCTCTGTGGTGGACCATTGAAGGCGTGTGAGTCCCCCGCTGGATCAAACTCTACTTCCAACGATGGGTCCGGTTCCGGTTCGGGTTCCGGTTCTGGTTCTGGTTCTGGTTCTGGTTCCGGTCCTGGTTCCGATTCCGATTCCGGTTCCGGCTCCAAGAAGCCACCAATATGGATGATAGCTATCCTGGTGGTAGTTGGGGTGTTGATAGTAGTGGCCATATTTGCAGTGATGATGATGAAACGACCGAGAAAGCAGGAAGCAACGCCATCATCAGTGGAGGCCCCACCATCAAAAGTGCGAGCAAAAGGGTACAAGGGAGAAGAACACGGGTCGCCAGGCAACTCAAGGAATGGAAAGAGGGCTCCCGAGGCGACCGTTAAACTTACATTCGTGAGGGATGATAGAGAGAGGTTTGATTTGCCAGACTTGCTAAAAGCCTCTGCCGAGGTATTGGGAAGTGGATCTTTTGGGTCATCGTTTAAGGCTGCTCTGTCAATTGGGCCTGTGGTGGTGGTGAAGAGGTATAAACAGATGAATAACGCTGGGAAAGAAGAGTTCCTTGAGCATATGAGGAGGATAGGGAGACTGACCCATGAAAACTTGCTTCCTCTCGTCGCCTATTACTATAGGAAGGAAGAGAAGCTCCTTGTCTCCgattttgttaaaaatggaaGCTTGGCAGTGCATCTCCACG GTCGCAAATCCACGGGGCAACCAACGCTGGATTGGCCGACTCGATTGAAGATCGTGAAAGGAGTAGTCAAGGGGCTGGCATACCTGCACAAGGAATTGCCTAGCTTGATAGTGCCCCATGGACACCTGAAATCCTCAAATGTTCTCCTCAATGAAACCTGTGAACCCCTCCTCACGGATTACGGCCTGATACCTATAATCAACCAGGAAAGTGCAAAGAAGCTGATGGTGGCTTATAACTCACCAGAATATGCGCAACAAGGCAAAATTACAAGAAAGAGCGACGTATGGGCTCTTGGAATATTGATATTAGAGTTATTAACGGGAATGTTCCCCGGAAACTTCAAGGGCAAGGAGAGTGATCATCATCAGGAAGAGGATTTGGCAAATTGGGTGAAGTCGGTTGTCGGTGATCAAGAAAGGCCGTCCAAGGATATGGAGGTGTTCGACAAAGAGATGGGAACAATAAATGACAGTGATGGGGAATTGATGCAAGAGCTGTTAAAGATAGGATTGAGTTGCTGTGAAGAAGATGTGGAGAAGAGATTAGATTTAAAAGATGCAGTTGggagaattgaagaattaaagCGCAAGGATGATAATGGTGCATCCAAGGCCGGCCAGTGA
- the LOC107907526 gene encoding U-box domain-containing protein 52, translating to MAKRNGEKRNESVAVAIDKDKGSQHALKWAVDHLISRGQSITLLHVKTKPSSIPTPSGSHVKMSDVNDEVAKAYKQQLESQAKEVFLPFRCFCSRKDIKCNEVILEDTDISKALIDYVSSFPVETLVLGAPSRSGFVRFRTAEVTTNVSKGAPDYCTIYVIGKGKISSVRSASAPPPPRPQSQPLLQPQTDNNIPDPTESPSSARAVVNPRHRAYLLDDFYSVTAPQRPHNPHRNLHEEAEIKSPFTRARNVMKYEPPTPESDISFVSSGKPSSDTMFSSTSDNMEFGNPPRLSSCSDFDNRSMASSSYSGNMSVDFSSQYNFSFCSEESGRTSWSSHNMDDVEAEMRRLKQELKQTMDMYSAACKEALSAKKKAMELQSWKMQEEQKKEEARVAEEAALSLAETEKAKCNAAIEEAQEAQRIAELEAKKSTNIERKANIDDADDDDMNMALNGFGHHLMYRKYTIEEIEIATDNFSPSRKIGEGGYGPVYHSNLDHTPVAIKVLRPDATQGQSQFQQEVEVLSCIRHPNMVLLLGACPEYGCLVYEYMANGSLEDRLFMHNNSPVLPWQIRFRIAAEIATGLLFLHHTKPKPLVHRDLKPANILLDHNYVSKISDVGLARLVPPSVANSVTQYRMTSAAGTFCYIDPEYQQTGMLGIKSDVYSLGIMLLQIITAKPPMGLAHRVENAIEEGSFAEILDPAVTDWPLEEALSFAKLALKCAELRRRDRPDLGQVVLPHLNKLRDLAESNMPFMTFGGSAGPSPNNTQVSTSSMLQDFLNQPPQFLHSECDSTSSGSD from the exons ATGgcgaaaagaaatggagaaaagaGAAACGAGAGCGTGGCAGTGGCAATAGACAAGGACAAGGGAAGCCAACATGCATTGAAATGGGCGGTGGATCATCTCATATCTAGGGGTCAATCAATCACTCTTCTCCATGTCAAAACCAAACCTTCTTCCATCCCCACCCCAA GTGGGAGCCACGTAAAAATGAGTGATGTGAACGACGAAGTTGCAAAGGCATATAAACAACAACTGGAGAGCCAAGCCAAGGAGGTGTTTCTACCTTTCCGATGCTTCTGCTCACGGAAGGAC ATCAAATGTAATGAAGTCATACTGGAAGATACGGACATCTCTAAAGCCTTAATTGATTATGTCTCATCCTTTCCAGTCGAGACTCTAGTACTTGGCGCACCCTCAAGAAGCGGCTTTGTTAG ATTCAGGACAGCGGAGGTTACAACTAATGTCTCAAAAGGGGCTCCCGATTACTGCACTATATATGTGATTGGCAAAGGAAAGATCTCGTCAGTGCGATCCGCTTCTGCTCCCCCTCCCCCGCGTCCTCAGTCTCAGCCTCTGTTGCAACCCCAAACCGATAATAACATTCCCGACCCAACGGAATCTCCTTCTTCCGCTCGCGCTGTTGTTAACCCCAGACACAGAG CCTATCTCCTTGATGATTTTTATTCCGTAACAGCACCCCAGAGGCCCCATAATCCACATCGCAACCTGCATGAAGAAGCAGAAATCAAGTCACCCTTCACAAGAGCACGAAATGTGATGAAATATGAGCCCCCAACTCCTGAATCTGATATCTCATTCGTAAGCAGTGGAAAGCCGAGCAGCGATACCATGTTCTCTTCTACATCTGACAATATGGAATTTGGAAATCCCCCCCGGCTTTCCAGCTGCTCCGATTTTGACAACAGAAGCATGGCCTCCTCCTCCTACTCTGGAAACATGTCCGTGGATTTCAGTTCCCAGTACAATTTCTCGTTTTGCTCCGAGGAAAGTGGTAGGACATCCTGGTCATCTCATAATATG GATGATGTGGAAGCTGAGATGAGAAGACTGAAACAGGAGCTCAAGCAGACCATGGATATGTACAGTGCAGCCTGCAAGGAAGCACTCTCAGCAAAGAAGAAG GCAATGGAACTTCAGAGCTGGAAAATGCAagaagaacaaaagaaagaagaGGCACGAGTAGCTGAGGAAGCTGCACTCTCACTTGCAGAAACGGAGAAAGCCAAGTGTAATGCAGCCATTGAGGAAGCCCAAGAAGCCCAACGAATTGCTGAACTAGAAGCTAAAAAGAGCACGAATATAGAAAGGAAAGCCAACATAGATGATGCTGATGATGATGACATGAATATGGCATTAAATGGTTTCGGACACCATCTCATGTACCGAAAATACACCATTGAAGAGATTGAAATAGCAACAGACAATTTCTCTCCATCACGCAAAATAGGAGAAGGAGGTTATGGGCCTGTGTACCACAGTAACCTGGACCACACCCCGGTGGCAATAAAAGTTCTACGTCCAGATGCAACCCAAGGACAATCACAGTTTCAGCAAgag GTTGAAGTGTTAAGCTGCATACGACATCCAAACATGGTCCTTCTCCTTGGAGCCTGCCCAGAGTATGGGTGCCTAGTCTATGAATACATGGCGAATGGAAGCTTAGAAGATCGCCTGTTTATGCACAACAACAGTCCCGTACTTCCATGGCAAATAAGATTTCGAATAGCCGCAGAGATTGCGACTGGTCTCCTTTTCCTCCACCATACCAAACCAAAGCCACTTGTGCACCGTGACCTTAAACCCGCCAATATATTGCTAGATCACAATTATGTGAGCAAGATTAGCGATGTTGGGTTAGCTAGACTTGTTCCTCCATCAGTTGCCAACTCTGTAACTCAGTATCGTATGACGTCAGCAGCAGGAACATTCTGTTACATAGATCCTGAATATCAGCAAACTGGAATGCTAGGGATAAAGTCTGATGTCTACTCCCTGGGGATCATGCTTTTACAAATAATAACAGCCAAGCCACCAATGGGTTTGGCTCATCGTGTTGAGAATGCCATCGAGGAGGGAAGTTTTGCTGAGATACTAGACCCTGCTGTCACTGACTGGCCATTGGAAGAGGCCTTGAGCTTTGCCAAGTTAGCCCTTAAGTGTGCGGAACTGAGACGAAGAGACAGACCCGATCTGGGACAGGTTGTGTTGCCACATCTTAACAAGTTGAGAGATCTTGCAGAGTCAAACATGCCTTTTATGACGTTTGGAGGTAGTGCAGGGCCTTCCCCAAATAACACCCAAGTTTCCACCTCCTCGATGCTGCAG GATTTTCTTAATCAACCTCCACAGTTTTTGCATTCTGAATGCGATAGCACAAGCAGCGGCTCAGACTAA
- the LOC107907525 gene encoding arginine decarboxylase — MSCLLLPNSWSTTIHASKERRVIEPRKKQQDAGSTRDRILITNSEIAQPDSIPPLVSALKTCAHQNAATFHFPGHNRGRAAPSSLVHLIGLKPFIHDLPELPELDDLFSPEGPILEAQKLAAKLFGSSETWFLVGGTTCGIQAAILATCSPGDYLILPRNSHISAISAIVLSGVIPKYIIPDYDCLWDITAGVTLSQIEKAIEELHMEGQKVGAVFITSPTYHGICSNLTDISKLCHSYEIPVIVDEAHGAHFGFHPQLPSSALQQGADLAVQSTHKVLCSLTQSSMLHMSGNIVDRERICRCLQTLQSTSPSYLLLASLDAARAQLSEKPDSIFNNALDLAIETKNLIGNIPGISMLGTPRFSNFPVIDPLRLTFGFWRLGLSGFEADETLYSNQGVISELVGTRSITFAINLGTCRDHIQRLACGIKNLSEASLLSFEKIKGQIEDHCGSAPFTDITMCLNPREAFFARKRKVSIGESLGKICGELICPYPPGIPVMIPGETITKKALEYLVLVKNKGATISGASDPLLNSIVICDV, encoded by the exons ATG AGTTGTCTGTTGCTGCCCAATTCGTGGTCAACAACAATTCACGCTTCTAAG GAAAGAAGAGTGATAGAGCCACGAAAGAAGCAGCAAGATGCAGGAAGCACCAGAGACAGAATCCTAATTACCAACTCCGAGATTGCTCAACCAGATAGCATCCCTCCATTGGTTAGTGCCTTGAAAACTTGCGCTCACCAAAACGCTGCTACTTTTCATTTTCCAGGACATAACAGGGGTCGGGCTGCACCCTCATCCTTAGTTCATCTCATTGGTTTGAAGCCATTCATTCACGATTTACCTGAGCTTCCTGAACTTGACGACCTATTTTCTCCAGAGGGCCCCATTTTAGAGGCACAAAAGCTAGCTGCCAAGCTGTTTGGATCCTCAGAGACATGGTTTCTTGTTGGAGGTACCACCTGTGGAATCCAAGCAGCAATCCTGGCAACTTGCTCCCCTGGAGATTATTTAATTCTACCTCGGAATTCTCACATATCTGCCATTTCTGCTATCGTATTATCTGGTGTCATTCCCAAATATATTATCCCTGACTATGATTGCCTTTGGGATATTACTGCTGGTGTCACTTTATCCCAG ATAGAGAAAGCAATCGAGGAGTTGCATATGGAAGGTCAAAAAGTAGGTGCAGTTTTCATCACTTCGCCCACTTACCATGGTATATGTAGCAACTTGACTGACATTTCAAAGCTATGCCATTCTTATGAAATCCCTGTGATCGTTGATGAGGCTCATGGAGCACACTTTGGATTTCATCCCCAGCTACCCTCCTCGGCCCTCCAGCAAGGAGCTGATCTGGCTGTGCAATCTACTCACAAAGTCCTCTGTTCTCTCACACAGTCATCAATGTTACATATGTCTGGGAATATTGTAGACAGGGAAAGAATCTGTAGATGCCTTCAAACCCTTCAAAGCACTAGTCCTAGTTATCTGCTTTTGGCATCTCTAGATGCAGCTAGAGCTCAGCTAAGTGAAAAACCAGACAGCATTTTCAATAATGCATTAGATTTGGCAATTGAAACTAAAAACCTTATAGGAAATATTCCAGGAATTTCAATGCTTGGCACACCCAGATTTTCTAACTTCCCTGTCATTGATCCGTTGAGGCTTACATTTGGGTTCTGGCGGCTAGGTTTATCTGGTTTTGAAGCAGATGAAACCTTATATAGCAATCAAGGGGTCATCTCTGAACTGGTTGGTACTCGATCTATTACTTTTGCCATAAACCTTGGAACTTGTAGGGACCATATCCAGAGGCTTGCATGTGGAATAAAGAATCTATCTGAAGCGTCCTTGTTGtcatttgaaaaaataaaaggcCAAATAGAGGACCATTGTGGTTCAGCACCATTTACTGATATTACTATGTGTCTTAATCCTAGAGAAGCCTTCTTTGCAAGAAAAAGGAAAGTGTCAATTGGAGAGAGCCTTGGGAAAATTTGTGGGGAACTCATATGTCCATATCCGCCAGGTATACCTGTGATGATCCCAGGTGAGACCATTACAAAGAAAGCTCTGGAGTATTTGGTGCTCGTTAAAAACAAAGGTGCAACTATTAGTGGAGCCTCTGATCCTTTGCTCAATTCCATAGTCATATGTGATGTATGA
- the LOC107907523 gene encoding uncharacterized protein, with the protein MKGGRKAVSENGRMLERDEDLVLFRELHKREKDRIATLLQPVSDEFEPNGSAGNFALYRIASGKKGCGYQFFPDTIKNDYDWLKTPPATPLFPSLEMEANAAQPVVQRELPIIHPPPSRFAGHKESKRSINGRAKSPNPKPKIPSRSITPSHRPLVNNSTKVANYDPLKSKRTNVGTADMHMDFLTSNLSQKLATTQTTKPRSRGVSPLARPTIPIQYPTPPNRSSSASRGRAVLHQNASAPRQSCSPMARGRRQQEAIKPTQPFLGSKMVEKVMNARKSISSINDQGQRDTKQKLRGSTTKHLEIKRDSTQLGVFHRRREQG; encoded by the exons ATGAAAGGGGGTAGGAAGGCAGTGAGTGAGAATGGGCGTATGTTAGAGAGAGATGAAGATCTTGTTCTATTCCGGGAATTGCATAAACGTGAAAAGGATAGAATTGCCACTCTCCTTCAGCCTGTTTCCGATGAGTTTGAACCAAATGGGTCAGCAG GAAATTTTGCACTCTACAGAATAGCATCCGGGAAGAAAGGATGTGGATACCAGTTTTTCCCTGATACCATAAAAAATGATTATGATTG GTTGAAAACACCACCCGCAACCCCTCTCTTTCCGTCGCTTGAAATGGAAGCAAATGCCGCGCAACCTGTCGTCCAACGGGAGTTACCTATCATTCACCCACCTCCTTCAAGG TTTGCAGGCCATAAAGAGTCCAAAAGAAGCATAAATGGAAGGGCGAAATCTCCAAATCCCAAGCCAAAAATCCCTTCAAGATCCATAACTCCTAGTCATAGGCCACTGGTAAACAACAGCACCAAAGTAGCCAACTATGATCCTCTGAAAAGTAAACGAACAAATGTGGGTACTGCCGACATGCACATGGACTTTCTCACTTCAAATCTGTCCCAAAAGCTAGCAACAACTCAGACCACAAAGCCTAGGAGTAGAGGTGTGTCGCCATTGGCAAGACCAACCATACCAATCCAATATCCCACGCCTCCTAATCGTTCTTCTTCCGCTAGCCGAGGGCGGGCAGTGCTTCACCAAAACGCTTCGGCACCAAGGCAGTCGTGTTCACCTATGGCTAGGGGCCGGAGACAACAAGAAGCCATCAAACCCACACAGCCATTCTTGGGGAGCAAGATGGTAGAGAAAGTGATGAATGCTAGGAAGTCCATCTCAAGCATTAATGATCAAGGCCAAAGGGATACAAAACAAAAGTTACGAGGCTCCACTACCAAgcatttg GAGATTAAACGCGACTCCACTCAGCTTGGCGTTTTTCACAGACGCAGAGAACAAGGCTGA
- the LOC107907522 gene encoding methyl-CpG-binding domain-containing protein 2, protein MQSPPEKAFVMLKREATDLAGSSFTSHVDGTFQDAVNAAASSASSSSSDDDSQVTQNEDDLYNGNTSKQLVLYDPAVSSTVGCTPPGPVQCRPPVGPRFSSSKLLPSVGAFTVQCANCFKWRLIPTKEKYEEIREHILENPFVCETAREWRPDISCDDPTDISQDGSRLWAIDKPNIAQPPPGWQRLLRIRGEGSTKFADIYYQAPTGKRLRSMVEVQKYLIEHPEYATEGVNLSRFSFQIPKPLQEDYVRKRPARQTASHDNEVNPLAWAGPEDTEVQQGRLALPPPSVEASVSDSPNRPAKHARRTPSEHMYPSNQVPNKHGSKVEMGSELRNTNYGD, encoded by the exons ATGCAGTCACCTCCTGAAAAAGCTTTTGTTATGTTGAAAAGGGAAGCAACTGACTTGGCTGGGTCAAGTTTTACAAGTCACGTGGATGGTACTTTCCAAGATGCTGTAAATGCTGCTGCTTCTTCTGCTTCATCATCCTCTTCAGATGATGACTCTCAGGTCACACAAAATGAAGACGACCTTTATAATGGGAATACTTCTAAACAGTTGGTGCTTTATGATCCTGCTGTTAGTAGTACTGTTGGTTGCACGCCTCCTGGACCCGTTCAGTGCCGACCTCCTGTAGGTCCAAGATTTTCTTCATCAAAACTATTGCCATCTGTTGGGGCTTTCACTGTCCAGTGTGCCAATTGTTTTAAATGGAGGCTTataccaacaaaggaaaagtATGAAGAAATACGAGAACATATTCTAGAAAATCCTTTTGTTTGTGAAACAGCTCGTGAATGGAGGCCTGATATCTCATGTGATGATCCAACGGATATCTCTCAAGATGGCAGCCGGCTTTGGGCAATTGACAAACCAAACATTGCTCAGCCTCCTCCAGGCTGGCAAAGGCTTCTACGAATAAGAGGTGAAGGAAGTACCAAATTTGCAGACAT CTACTATCAAGCACCAACAGGAAAGAGACTGCGGTCAATGGTGGAGGTGCAAAA GTACTTGATTGAGCATCCTGAGTATGCAACAGAAGGGGTAAACTTGTCTCGATTTTCATTTCAGATTCCCAAGCCTTTACAGGAAGACTATGTGAGAAAGCGCCCTGCCCGTCAGACAGCCTCACATGATAATGAAG TGAATCCGCTAGCTTGGGCTGGTCCAGAAGACACAGAGGTGCAGCAGGGGCGGCTAGCACTTCCACCTCCTAGTGTTGAGGCCTCAGTTTCTGATTCACCAAATCGGCCAGCAAAGCATGCAAGGAGAACCCCATCAGAACATATGTACCCAAGTAATCAAGTGCCTAATAAGCATGGTAGCAAGGTAGAAATGGGCAGTGAGTTACGAAATACCAATTATGGCGACTGA